In Pedobacter sp. W3I1, one DNA window encodes the following:
- a CDS encoding alpha/beta hydrolase — protein MADSEPLPKKQMMPNNKVYPLSLLFLTLLFSSISAIAQIELKDKKYHVDTKTFSQTDSGALKLDIYYSGKITETKPTVLFIFGGGFVMGHRDSKLFDQYFNTLIAHGFKVVSVDYRLGLKGKKFPSPFNTSNLKAAIDTATTDVFDATAYLIKNAKELGIDTAMIILSGSSAGAITALHADYNKRNATALSAKLPQHFQYKGVISFAGAILSYQGAPKYAIPPAPTMLFHGTADKLVPYNKVRLLNRGFFGSKYLARTFRKNGYPYYFQYVQGMGHEIAGSPMVENLPDILWFIENYIIKQKHYFMEVDFKDADKKPTFSIPPALKKR, from the coding sequence ATGGCTGATAGCGAACCACTTCCTAAAAAACAGATGATGCCCAATAATAAAGTATATCCGCTAAGCCTGCTGTTCCTGACACTTTTATTCAGCTCCATATCTGCAATAGCACAAATTGAACTCAAGGATAAAAAATATCACGTAGATACTAAAACATTTTCGCAAACCGATTCAGGTGCACTAAAGTTAGATATTTATTACAGTGGTAAAATAACAGAAACCAAGCCAACAGTGCTTTTTATATTTGGCGGAGGCTTTGTAATGGGCCACAGAGATAGCAAATTATTTGATCAATATTTTAACACTTTAATAGCGCATGGTTTTAAAGTGGTTTCTGTTGACTACAGACTAGGCCTTAAAGGAAAGAAATTTCCTAGTCCATTTAATACGTCTAACTTAAAAGCAGCTATTGATACGGCTACAACAGATGTTTTCGACGCAACGGCCTATCTGATCAAAAATGCAAAAGAACTCGGTATCGATACGGCTATGATTATCTTATCGGGATCAAGTGCGGGCGCTATTACTGCACTGCATGCCGATTATAACAAGCGTAATGCGACAGCACTATCTGCTAAACTTCCACAGCATTTTCAATACAAAGGTGTAATTTCTTTTGCCGGCGCAATTTTAAGTTATCAGGGCGCGCCAAAATATGCCATACCCCCAGCACCTACCATGCTTTTCCATGGCACAGCCGATAAACTTGTACCCTATAATAAAGTGCGATTGCTGAACAGGGGCTTTTTTGGTTCCAAATACCTTGCACGCACCTTCAGAAAAAACGGATATCCATATTACTTTCAGTATGTGCAAGGTATGGGACATGAAATAGCCGGCTCACCAATGGTTGAAAACCTGCCAGATATTTTGTGGTTTATAGAAAATTACATCATTAAACAAAAACACTACTTTATGGAAGTAGACTTTAAAGATGCCGACAAAAAACCCACTTTTAGCATCCCACCGGCTTTGAAAAAGAGATAG
- a CDS encoding sensor histidine kinase translates to MKNWLKNYRWHIIAWATFILYEYILISLILKINATLLSYCIHYIINITLFYIHAELVLGKSLKSNRPIYLRIIILTIVEVCLYTIIAYLTDRSLSKTTIVPIDKLTVTDWKFMSSTLWRGIYFMLFSTAYYFIKSYIHQKHRATKLEKEAIEEMLKQKQITLELANAKNAYLKAQINPHFLFNTLTYIYNSTHKSEPRAAEAVRYLSKLMRYALECEHGPEIMPLEAEIRQVENLLQLSRIKQPDLFIDFSYDQKIESTEIIPLLLLSLTENMVKHGNLSQPEDPGKIMVKLYGGQFSIQTSNLINTGLNDTGFHTGLENIRQRLLHTYADRAEISSGMKDNYFEVLITINLEEAHKFI, encoded by the coding sequence ATGAAAAACTGGCTAAAAAATTATCGCTGGCATATTATTGCATGGGCTACTTTCATTCTTTATGAATATATACTGATCTCATTGATCCTTAAAATAAATGCCACTTTATTAAGCTATTGCATTCACTACATTATCAATATAACACTCTTCTATATCCATGCCGAATTGGTATTAGGAAAAAGTTTAAAATCAAACAGACCTATTTATTTAAGGATAATTATATTAACAATAGTTGAAGTATGTTTGTATACTATTATCGCGTACCTCACAGATCGATCCCTTTCAAAAACAACAATAGTTCCTATTGATAAGCTCACGGTTACAGACTGGAAATTTATGTCTTCAACACTGTGGCGGGGAATCTACTTCATGTTATTCTCAACAGCTTACTATTTTATTAAAAGTTATATCCACCAGAAACATCGGGCAACCAAACTGGAAAAAGAAGCAATTGAAGAAATGTTGAAGCAAAAGCAAATAACGCTTGAACTGGCTAATGCTAAAAATGCCTATCTCAAAGCTCAAATAAATCCACATTTCTTGTTCAATACTTTAACCTATATATATAACAGTACGCATAAGAGTGAACCCCGGGCTGCAGAAGCCGTGCGATACCTTTCAAAACTGATGCGTTACGCTTTGGAGTGCGAACATGGTCCGGAAATTATGCCACTGGAAGCAGAGATCCGCCAAGTCGAAAACCTTCTTCAGCTTAGCAGAATAAAGCAGCCTGACTTATTTATAGATTTTAGTTATGACCAGAAAATCGAATCGACCGAGATCATTCCATTACTATTACTTAGCCTAACCGAAAATATGGTTAAACATGGTAACCTCAGCCAGCCGGAAGATCCTGGAAAAATTATGGTAAAGTTGTATGGAGGGCAGTTTAGCATTCAAACAAGTAACCTGATTAACACAGGTCTCAACGATACAGGTTTCCATACAGGCCTTGAAAATATCCGGCAAAGGCTGCTCCATACCTATGCAGACAGAGCAGAGATTTCTTCAGGAATGAAAGATAATTATTTTGAAGTGCTAATTACAATCAACCTGGAAGAAGCTCATAAATTTATATAA
- a CDS encoding LytTR family DNA-binding domain-containing protein has protein sequence MVNEVLSEYYDTQRLVQENEEAFFLRTSGERGRLTKVLKKDIIYLQGSNNHVHIYTPTNDYSVYMTIKEMEEKLRENEQFYRVHKSYMINTTFVKEINGHKIDLGKYEVLMTPQYKEAFMDYIESQTLVSKRLRD, from the coding sequence GTGGTTAATGAGGTGCTTTCGGAATATTATGATACGCAGCGTCTTGTACAAGAAAATGAAGAAGCATTTTTCTTACGCACAAGCGGCGAACGCGGCCGGCTTACCAAAGTACTCAAAAAAGACATCATCTATCTCCAGGGCTCAAATAATCATGTGCACATTTACACGCCAACAAATGACTATTCGGTATACATGACCATAAAAGAAATGGAGGAAAAACTCCGGGAAAATGAGCAATTCTACCGCGTTCACAAATCGTACATGATTAACACCACCTTTGTAAAGGAAATTAATGGGCACAAAATCGATCTTGGAAAGTACGAAGTGCTTATGACTCCACAATACAAAGAGGCATTTATGGATTATATTGAAAGTCAAACCCTTGTCTCAAAACGCCTAAGGGATTGA
- a CDS encoding RNA polymerase sigma factor: MDQNEFSLAANRHASSLHSHAMRFTRDEDEAKDLVQDTLLKGIRFCNNFDQGTNIKGWLYVIMRNTFINNYRKEQKKQELIITEEELSSVQLIKSADRNASESKFMMGDIQKALDSIPDAYSIPFQRYFEGYKYEEISAELGIPLGTVKTHIHQARLLLKKYLKNYRHGS, translated from the coding sequence ATGGACCAAAATGAATTCAGCTTAGCTGCGAACCGGCATGCATCTTCCCTGCATTCGCATGCCATGCGCTTCACCAGGGATGAAGACGAGGCGAAGGATCTTGTACAGGACACACTGCTTAAGGGTATACGTTTCTGTAATAATTTTGATCAGGGCACCAACATCAAAGGATGGCTTTATGTAATTATGCGCAATACTTTCATCAATAATTATCGTAAAGAGCAGAAAAAACAGGAACTCATTATCACAGAAGAAGAGTTATCAAGCGTACAGCTGATCAAAAGCGCCGACCGGAATGCATCAGAATCCAAATTTATGATGGGTGATATCCAAAAAGCACTTGACAGTATCCCAGATGCTTACAGCATTCCTTTTCAGCGCTATTTTGAAGGCTATAAATATGAAGAGATTTCGGCGGAACTGGGAATCCCCTTAGGGACGGTAAAGACACATATCCATCAGGCCAGACTCCTGCTCAAGAAATACTTAAAAAATTACAGGCACGGTTCCTAG
- a CDS encoding PAS domain S-box protein — protein sequence MENGNQTKNEQQIIALIESAPFPIAVYEGREMRITRANQAVIDVWGKGDDVIGKNYAQLLPELRNTGIYQKLEEVYSTGVPYDIRNSRVDLVVKGELKEFYFNYSFTPLFDESGKVYGVMNTAADVTDLNLAKQHAEFSEQNFRSLILQAPVAMCLLRGPDFIIEMVNAAMLDIWGKSKDTVINRPVFQALPDAREQGLEQVMEEVYRSGEPFFANETPVRLLRHGKQDTVYQNFVYQAYRDPFGAILGVLAISVNVTEQVKSRMELQKAYERIQLSKTAAQLGTFDMDLEKGIMEWDWRCRELFGVRHKNEVTYEDDFIKGLHPDDRTRITTIISELLSGSSPSGDYDVEYRTIGQADHELRWVRAKGKVYYEDKKAKRFIGSVLDVTSEKRNELRLADLAEKQARLAAVVNSTDDIIISKTLEGIITSWNPAAERAFGYTESETLGRHISIIIPPERIQEEDFIISQIRSGNNVDHFETIRQGKSGKQLHLSITVSPIFGPNGTIIGASKIARDISEQLQVQETARKYTERLEIMNMVMGSISEELELNKILQKVTDATTELTGAQFGAFFYNKTDGQGESYMLFTLSGASRESFEKFGMPRNTAVFHPTFSGQGVVRVDDITKDERYGKNAPHFGMPKGHLPVVSYLAVPVISRNGNVIGGLFFGHPEPAIFTQEHETIVTSIAAQAAISLDNAKLFEEVKALNDKKDEFIGLASHELKTPLASISGYLQILGRLTFEAKQQTFLTKASNQVQRLTSLVNDLLDISKIEAGKLQLSIKPFDLEAVIRESIELIQHSAPKHTISFHSNTKHCMASGDAQRIEQVIINLLSNAVKYAPMADHVKVSLDSSPEKITVSVTDFGPGIPHNKLKNIFKRFYRIDESSPNISGLGIGLYLAHEIISRHNGEIWAESEQGIGSTFLFSLPVYGTD from the coding sequence ATGGAAAACGGAAACCAGACAAAAAACGAACAACAGATTATAGCGCTCATCGAGAGCGCACCATTCCCTATTGCAGTATACGAAGGCCGCGAAATGCGTATCACACGCGCCAACCAGGCAGTGATCGATGTGTGGGGTAAGGGAGATGATGTGATCGGAAAAAACTATGCACAACTACTTCCTGAACTTAGGAACACCGGCATTTATCAAAAACTGGAGGAGGTTTACTCAACGGGCGTTCCCTACGATATCCGCAACAGCCGGGTCGATCTCGTTGTAAAAGGAGAACTGAAAGAGTTTTATTTCAACTACTCATTCACCCCTCTGTTTGACGAGAGCGGAAAAGTATATGGGGTGATGAACACCGCCGCAGACGTAACTGATCTGAACCTGGCGAAACAGCACGCAGAATTCAGCGAACAGAACTTCCGCAGCTTGATCCTTCAAGCGCCTGTGGCCATGTGCCTGCTACGCGGACCGGATTTTATCATTGAGATGGTTAATGCAGCCATGCTCGATATCTGGGGCAAGTCCAAAGACACCGTAATAAACAGACCAGTCTTCCAGGCTCTTCCCGATGCCAGAGAGCAGGGTCTGGAACAGGTAATGGAAGAAGTGTACCGCAGCGGGGAACCCTTTTTCGCGAATGAAACGCCTGTAAGGCTCTTGAGGCATGGAAAGCAAGATACCGTTTATCAAAACTTTGTTTACCAAGCCTATCGTGATCCTTTCGGCGCAATCCTTGGTGTGCTTGCCATTTCCGTCAATGTTACCGAACAGGTAAAATCACGCATGGAGCTGCAAAAGGCATATGAGCGGATCCAGCTTTCAAAGACCGCGGCACAACTCGGTACCTTTGACATGGACCTGGAAAAGGGTATTATGGAATGGGACTGGCGATGCCGTGAGCTTTTTGGTGTACGGCATAAAAACGAGGTAACCTACGAGGATGACTTCATAAAGGGCCTGCATCCAGACGATAGAACGAGGATTACTACCATCATCAGCGAGTTGCTCTCGGGAAGCAGCCCTAGCGGCGACTATGACGTGGAATATCGTACTATTGGTCAGGCCGATCATGAGCTGCGCTGGGTAAGGGCAAAGGGAAAAGTTTACTACGAAGATAAAAAAGCAAAAAGGTTCATCGGCTCGGTGCTGGATGTGACTTCGGAAAAGCGGAACGAACTGCGCCTGGCCGACCTGGCCGAAAAACAGGCACGCCTAGCCGCAGTAGTAAATTCAACTGACGACATTATTATCTCAAAGACCCTTGAGGGAATAATTACCAGCTGGAACCCGGCAGCGGAACGGGCTTTCGGTTATACCGAGTCTGAGACCCTCGGACGCCACATCTCTATTATCATTCCACCCGAACGTATCCAGGAAGAAGATTTCATTATCTCGCAGATACGCAGTGGAAACAACGTCGATCACTTTGAAACAATAAGGCAGGGCAAAAGTGGCAAGCAGTTACACTTATCGATCACCGTCTCTCCCATTTTCGGACCTAATGGAACGATCATAGGTGCCTCGAAGATCGCCCGCGACATTTCTGAGCAGCTACAGGTCCAGGAAACAGCGAGGAAATACACCGAGCGCCTTGAGATTATGAATATGGTTATGGGCTCTATATCCGAAGAGCTTGAACTGAACAAGATCCTGCAAAAGGTAACTGATGCCACCACAGAGCTCACCGGAGCACAATTCGGGGCTTTTTTTTACAACAAGACTGATGGCCAGGGAGAATCCTACATGCTCTTCACTCTTTCTGGCGCATCAAGGGAGTCTTTCGAAAAGTTTGGGATGCCCAGAAATACCGCTGTATTCCATCCTACCTTCTCAGGGCAGGGTGTAGTTAGAGTTGATGATATCACAAAGGATGAAAGATATGGAAAAAATGCGCCTCACTTTGGCATGCCAAAAGGACACCTACCCGTGGTCAGTTACCTGGCTGTCCCGGTAATATCAAGGAACGGAAATGTCATCGGCGGGCTGTTCTTTGGACATCCTGAACCAGCAATATTTACGCAGGAGCATGAAACAATAGTCACTTCTATCGCCGCCCAGGCCGCCATAAGCCTCGACAACGCAAAACTCTTTGAAGAAGTAAAGGCACTTAACGACAAAAAAGATGAATTCATCGGCCTTGCCAGCCATGAGCTCAAGACACCACTGGCAAGTATCAGCGGTTATCTTCAAATCCTGGGTCGCCTGACATTTGAAGCAAAACAGCAAACATTCCTTACTAAGGCATCCAATCAGGTGCAAAGACTCACCTCTCTTGTCAACGACCTGCTGGACATATCGAAGATTGAAGCCGGAAAGCTACAGCTTTCTATTAAACCATTTGACCTTGAGGCCGTGATTAGGGAATCGATCGAACTCATCCAGCACTCTGCCCCTAAGCATACTATCAGTTTTCATAGCAATACCAAGCATTGCATGGCCAGCGGAGACGCCCAGCGAATCGAACAGGTCATCATCAACTTGCTTAGTAACGCCGTCAAGTACGCACCAATGGCAGACCATGTTAAAGTAAGCCTTGACAGCTCCCCCGAGAAGATCACCGTAAGCGTTACAGACTTCGGACCGGGTATCCCGCATAACAAGCTTAAAAACATATTTAAAAGGTTCTATCGCATTGATGAGAGCTCACCTAACATCTCAGGTCTAGGCATAGGGCTGTACCTGGCTCATGAGATCATTAGCCGCCACAATGGAGAGATTTGGGCAGAAAGCGAACAGGGTATCGGAAGTACGTTTCTTTTTTCTCTTCCGGTTTACGGTACAGATTGA
- a CDS encoding PleD family two-component system response regulator, translated as MDSKTVLVFDDDPDLLNIFNFLFEESGWQVHSFQNCDNVVEMAIQYRPLLILMDNWIPSIGGIRATQLLKANEEVKNIPVIYISANNDGKALSEQAGADCFIAKPFDLDELLALADVLVNKS; from the coding sequence ATGGATTCTAAAACCGTACTTGTCTTCGATGACGACCCCGATCTTTTAAACATTTTCAATTTCCTTTTTGAGGAAAGCGGCTGGCAGGTACACAGTTTCCAGAACTGTGATAATGTGGTTGAAATGGCGATCCAGTACCGGCCGCTGCTGATCCTGATGGACAACTGGATCCCATCTATCGGCGGAATCAGGGCTACCCAGCTCCTGAAGGCCAACGAAGAAGTGAAAAACATTCCTGTTATCTACATCTCTGCCAACAATGATGGGAAGGCACTTTCGGAACAAGCTGGCGCTGACTGTTTCATAGCCAAACCCTTTGATCTTGACGAGCTTTTGGCCCTTGCTGATGTCTTGGTAAACAAAAGTTAA
- a CDS encoding pyridoxal phosphate-dependent aminotransferase — MPKISQKGVQMPASPIRKLTPFADQAKKDGKKVFHLNIGQPDIETPEGMLSAIKNIDFNVWAYTPSEGTLAYRLKLTEYYNKLGYNITPENILVTVGGSEAITIAMQTCVNEGDEIIIPEPFYANYNGFACMSNVVVKPILSYIENGFALPPIAEFEKLITEKTKAIIICNPNNPTGYLYSRAELEALKTLCVKYDLFLFSDEAYREFCYDGREFISPMHLDGLDENVVIMDTVSKRYSACGARLGCLITKNKEVIASGLKFAQARLSPGMVEQIAGAAAVDTPDSYFEKVNTEYTLRRDTLVGRLNNIEGVFCPNPGGAFYVVAKFPIDDADKFCQWILEDFNHNNQTVMMAPATGFYSTPGSGKNEVRMAYVLNTNDLNAAMDCLEVALQQYPGRVS, encoded by the coding sequence ATGCCAAAAATTTCACAAAAAGGTGTGCAGATGCCTGCATCGCCAATCAGAAAGTTAACTCCATTTGCAGATCAAGCTAAAAAAGATGGTAAAAAAGTTTTCCATTTAAATATTGGTCAACCAGATATAGAAACACCTGAAGGAATGTTAAGCGCTATCAAAAACATTGATTTTAATGTTTGGGCCTATACACCATCAGAAGGTACACTTGCATACCGTTTAAAACTGACCGAATACTACAATAAACTGGGCTACAATATTACACCCGAAAACATATTGGTAACGGTTGGTGGTTCTGAAGCCATCACCATTGCCATGCAAACCTGCGTAAACGAGGGCGACGAAATTATCATTCCAGAACCTTTTTATGCCAATTACAATGGCTTTGCCTGTATGAGCAACGTGGTGGTAAAACCAATTCTTTCTTACATTGAAAATGGTTTTGCATTACCGCCGATTGCCGAATTCGAAAAATTGATTACTGAAAAAACCAAGGCGATCATAATCTGTAACCCCAATAACCCGACTGGTTATTTATATTCAAGAGCAGAATTAGAGGCTTTAAAAACACTTTGTGTTAAATACGATCTATTTTTATTCTCTGATGAAGCTTATCGCGAATTCTGTTATGATGGACGGGAATTTATCTCACCGATGCATTTAGACGGATTAGATGAAAATGTGGTCATTATGGATACAGTTTCTAAACGTTACAGTGCTTGTGGTGCACGTTTAGGCTGTTTAATTACGAAAAACAAAGAAGTTATTGCTTCAGGATTAAAATTTGCGCAAGCAAGATTAAGCCCGGGCATGGTTGAACAAATTGCTGGTGCAGCAGCTGTAGATACGCCAGATAGTTATTTTGAAAAAGTAAATACCGAATATACCTTGCGCCGTGATACTTTGGTTGGTCGGTTAAATAATATAGAAGGCGTTTTCTGTCCTAATCCGGGCGGTGCATTTTACGTAGTAGCAAAATTCCCTATTGATGATGCTGATAAATTTTGTCAGTGGATTTTAGAGGATTTTAACCATAATAACCAAACGGTAATGATGGCGCCTGCAACGGGCTTCTATTCTACCCCTGGTTCTGGCAAAAACGAGGTTCGTATGGCATATGTATTAAATACCAACGATTTAAACGCAGCTATGGATTGTTTGGAAGTGGCATTGCAGCAATATCCGGGAAGAGTAAGTTAA
- a CDS encoding DUF1573 domain-containing protein translates to MKKILVLFAFVLGLSVAVNAQTKPAEFKFESETHDFGKIVLNKPVTYDFKYTNVGEEPLIITKAEASCGCTVPKYTSTPLKKGETGVISVTFNAAAGPSTFSKAVTITSNAKTPIKVLYIKGETVAAASK, encoded by the coding sequence ATGAAAAAGATCTTAGTATTATTCGCTTTTGTTTTAGGTTTAAGTGTTGCTGTAAATGCACAAACTAAACCTGCAGAGTTTAAATTTGAATCGGAAACTCACGATTTCGGTAAAATTGTATTGAACAAACCAGTTACATACGATTTTAAATACACCAATGTTGGCGAAGAGCCTTTAATTATCACTAAAGCTGAAGCAAGCTGTGGATGTACAGTACCTAAATACACTTCTACACCATTAAAAAAAGGTGAAACTGGTGTAATTTCTGTAACGTTTAACGCTGCTGCTGGTCCCTCTACTTTTTCGAAAGCCGTAACCATTACTTCAAATGCTAAAACACCAATTAAAGTGCTTTACATCAAAGGTGAAACGGTTGCCGCAGCTTCAAAATAA